Proteins encoded in a region of the Vitis riparia cultivar Riparia Gloire de Montpellier isolate 1030 chromosome 7, EGFV_Vit.rip_1.0, whole genome shotgun sequence genome:
- the LOC117918439 gene encoding dnaJ protein ERDJ3B, translated as MANRRIAILLFLLCGLASAITSIAGKSYYDVLQVPKGASDEQIKRAYRKLALKYHPDKNQGNEEANKKFAEINNAYEVLSDNEKRNIYDRYGEEGLKQHAASGGRGGGGMNIQDIFSSFFGGGPAEEEERIVRGDDVIVELDATLEDLYMGGSLKVWREKNVLKPAPGKRRCNCRNEVYHKQIGPGMFQQMTEQVCEQCPNVKYEREGYFITVDIEKGMQDGQEVVFYDDGEPIVDGEPGDLKFRIRTAPHDQFRREGNDLHTTVTITLVQALVGFEKTIKHLDEHLVNIGSKGITKPKEVRKFKGEGMPLHFSTKKGDLYVTFEVLFPSSLTEEQKTKIQEILG; from the exons ATGGCGAATCGAAGAATAGCGATTCTACTCTTCCTGTTGTGTGGTTTAGCGTCTGCCATCACCTCCATTGCAGG AAAGAGCTATTATGATGTTTTGCAAGTTCCAAAAGGTGCTTCGGATGAACAGATCAAGAGGGCGTACAGGAAGCTGGCGTTGAAGTACCATCCCGATAAGAATCAGGGAAATGAGGAGGCTAATAAGAAATTTGCCGAGATTAACAAtg CTTATGAGGTGCTTTCGGACAACGAGAAGAGGAATATTTACGATAGATACGGTGAAGAGGGGCTTAAACAGCATGCCGCAAGTGGTGGCAGAGGTGGCGGTGGAATGAACATTCAAGACATATTTAGCTC TTTCTTTGGTGGAGGTCCAGCCGAGGAGGAAGAGAGAATTGTAAGAGGTGATGATGTAATTGTTGAATTGGATGCAACACTAGAAGATTTGTACATGGGGGGTTCCTTAAAG GTTTGGAGggagaaaaatgttttaaagccAGCCCCAGGTAAGAGACGCTGTAACTGTCGGAATGAAGTCTATCACAAGCAAATTGGTCCAGGGATGTTCCAGCAGATGACAGAGCAG GTCTGTGAGCAATGTCCAAATGTGAAGTATGAAAGGGAGGGGTATTTCATCACTGTCGATATTGAGAAAGGGATGCAGGATGGGCAA GAGGTGGTTTTCTATGATGATGGTGAACCTATAGTAGATGGAGAACCTGGAGACCTGAAG TTCCGTATTCGGACAGCCCCCCATGATCAGTTCAGAAGGGAAGGCAATGACTTGCATACAACCGTTACTATAACACTG gtTCAGGCTCTTGTTGGCTTTGAGAAAACGATTAAACACCTTGATGAACATCTCGTAAACATTGGGTCAAAG GGAATCACTAAGCCTAAGGAAGTGAGGAAGTTTAAAGGGGAAGGGATGCCATTGCATTTTAGCACAAAGAAAGGGGATCTCTATGTCACATTTGAGGTTCTATTCCCTTCATCACTGACAGAAGAACAGAAGACAAAAATCCAGGAAATTCTTGGTTAG